Proteins encoded together in one Terriglobus saanensis SP1PR4 window:
- a CDS encoding alkaline phosphatase family protein, producing the protein MRYLFLSTVIASTCLLAGSLFAQTRSAPVVLISIDGMKPEYVIEADAHHLRIPVLRTFITQGTYATGVVGVVPTVTYPSHTTMVTGVWPAEHGVLDNTVFDPLQQHPNTWYWDFADIKVPTLYTAADAAGLKTANVGWPVTIGAPIDYNIAEGTQSEHTDRPSGSPYHPADILEQIDIHLVKETDQDVTKTAEAVAILRKFKPDLTLVHLTDMDHQEHEHSPFSAEANASLEGLDRQIGQIRDAALAADPRAILVVVSDHGFLSVDHRVNLNVLLAGVGLIQVGAIKAGTKKPTITSWQAEAWPAGGSNAIVLSHPNDPVLVARVRQVLEAAKADPSNGIATILTHDEIVARGGFPNATFLVDYRDGFDPGNAFSGAVVQDAPSTGMHGYLPSRPAMWSAFLIQGQGIAAGRNLGVVDMRQIAPTIAQLLSIALPAAKLSPLNVR; encoded by the coding sequence ATGCGGTATTTATTTCTGTCGACTGTAATTGCCTCCACATGTCTGCTCGCGGGCAGCCTATTCGCCCAGACACGGTCAGCACCAGTAGTGCTTATTTCCATTGACGGCATGAAGCCGGAGTACGTGATAGAAGCCGACGCGCACCATCTGCGGATACCGGTGCTACGCACCTTCATCACGCAGGGAACATACGCTACTGGCGTTGTCGGCGTGGTACCTACCGTGACTTATCCCAGCCACACCACCATGGTCACTGGGGTGTGGCCCGCAGAGCACGGCGTGTTAGACAACACAGTCTTCGACCCATTGCAGCAGCACCCGAACACCTGGTACTGGGACTTCGCAGATATTAAGGTGCCGACGTTGTACACAGCCGCCGACGCTGCCGGGTTAAAGACGGCAAACGTAGGCTGGCCGGTGACCATAGGAGCGCCCATTGATTACAACATCGCAGAGGGTACACAGTCCGAGCACACGGATAGACCCTCCGGCTCGCCCTACCATCCCGCTGACATTCTCGAACAGATTGACATTCACCTCGTAAAAGAGACCGATCAGGATGTGACAAAGACTGCGGAGGCTGTGGCGATTCTGCGTAAATTCAAGCCTGACCTGACCCTGGTGCACCTAACGGATATGGATCATCAGGAGCATGAGCACAGCCCCTTCAGCGCGGAGGCAAACGCCTCGTTGGAGGGGCTGGATCGACAGATCGGGCAGATTCGCGATGCCGCACTTGCTGCAGACCCGCGAGCAATCCTGGTCGTGGTCTCGGATCACGGCTTTCTATCTGTAGATCACCGCGTGAACCTCAATGTGCTCTTGGCGGGCGTGGGTCTCATTCAGGTGGGTGCCATAAAGGCCGGCACCAAGAAGCCAACGATCACGAGCTGGCAGGCTGAGGCTTGGCCCGCGGGCGGATCGAACGCCATTGTATTAAGTCATCCAAATGACCCTGTACTTGTTGCACGGGTTAGGCAGGTGCTCGAAGCTGCAAAAGCAGATCCTTCTAACGGCATCGCCACGATCCTGACACATGACGAGATCGTGGCCCGCGGAGGCTTTCCGAACGCAACTTTCCTGGTGGACTATCGAGATGGCTTTGATCCAGGCAATGCGTTTAGCGGTGCCGTTGTTCAAGACGCGCCCTCAACAGGTATGCACGGCTACCTGCCTTCGCGACCGGCCATGTGGTCAGCGTTTTTGATCCAGGGGCAAGGTATCGCCGCCGGTCGTAACCTCGGCGTAGTCGATATGCGTCAGATTGCTCCAACCATCGCCCAGCTTCTTTCTATTGCGCTGCCTGCGGCCAAGCTCTCGCCGCTTAATGTTCGTTGA
- a CDS encoding S1/P1 nuclease, which yields MMQSRLFRICSVLVIQALIATPPTFAWGVDGHRMINRVACSSLPADVPTFLRSSKSMAAMGYYAPLPDHWRGVMEPELASTSAPEHFIQLETVDHVLTPLPRKRYDYVRALAVAQASHPDMVITAEKLGMQPYQTDEVWERLKVAMRDYRDLVAHKEDTEPVEQEVVFLAGWLGHYIGDGSMPLHTSNKPNGWVGPNPNNYTTEHEIHSRFESEFVHQNVQESEIAPLVSKQPAVIGDVFDQYMGYLRQSHALVESTYRLEKEGAFNGPGSKEGKRFAVQQLASAATELRDLIYTAWLRSADPIPNKR from the coding sequence ATGATGCAATCCCGGCTGTTTCGAATCTGTTCCGTGCTCGTCATCCAAGCTTTGATCGCTACTCCGCCAACCTTCGCATGGGGAGTAGATGGTCATCGCATGATTAATCGGGTCGCATGTTCCAGTCTTCCCGCCGATGTTCCCACATTCCTTCGTAGTTCCAAAAGCATGGCTGCAATGGGCTACTATGCTCCTCTGCCGGACCACTGGCGAGGAGTAATGGAGCCGGAGCTTGCAAGTACAAGTGCTCCGGAGCACTTCATACAGTTGGAAACAGTCGACCATGTGCTCACGCCATTGCCGCGCAAGCGCTATGACTATGTGCGAGCGTTGGCCGTGGCGCAGGCGTCACATCCTGACATGGTCATCACAGCGGAAAAGCTTGGGATGCAGCCCTATCAGACGGATGAGGTCTGGGAGCGCCTGAAGGTCGCGATGCGGGACTATCGGGATCTTGTGGCTCACAAGGAAGATACGGAGCCGGTCGAGCAGGAGGTTGTCTTTCTGGCAGGATGGCTTGGTCACTACATCGGAGATGGCTCCATGCCGCTCCATACCTCGAATAAGCCCAATGGATGGGTCGGCCCAAATCCAAACAACTATACGACTGAGCATGAAATTCATTCCCGTTTTGAGAGCGAGTTCGTGCACCAGAATGTTCAGGAGTCAGAGATTGCTCCGCTGGTTTCCAAGCAGCCTGCGGTGATTGGGGATGTCTTCGATCAATATATGGGCTACCTAAGGCAGTCTCATGCTCTGGTGGAAAGCACGTATCGGCTGGAAAAAGAAGGGGCCTTCAATGGTCCTGGAAGCAAAGAGGGCAAGCGCTTCGCCGTCCAGCAACTGGCGTCGGCAGCGACTGAGCTAAGAGATCTCATCTACACAGCCTGGCTGAGGTCGGCCGATCCTATTCCTAACAAGCGCTAA